The Paenibacillus sp. BIC5C1 DNA segment GCCGTACCGTTCCGATTATGAGCATGTGCTCAATTTGATGAAGCTGTCTGACGAGTATGTGAAGCTGTTGCCCAAACGTGCACCGTAATTGAATTCTTATATGTATGAAATACTATAACGTCACTGGCTCACGAGCTGGTGGCGTTATTTGTTTATTCATCGTACATTTCTTCGTGTAATGAACGTGTAACTGAGAAGCAGATATCCTTTGAAACTGTAATCAATAATGTTACAATGTGAGATGGAGCCACTAACGCAGATGACGAAAGGAATGAATATAGATGAAACTTAGTGTACTTGAACATGGACATATTAATGAGGGACGGACGGTACAGGATACCCTTCAGGAGACTGTAACTCTTGCCAAACATGCAGATGAACTGGGCTTCTCCCGCTTCTGGATGTCGGAGCATCATGGCAGCGGAGCACTGTCATTTTCCAGTCCGGAAGTTATGATTGCACATGTCGCAGCACATACAGATCGAATTCGTGTAGGTTCAGGCGGCGTAATGCTGCCTCATTACAGTGCATATAAAGTTGCTGAGAACTTCCGTTTACTGGAAGCTCTACACCCTGGCCGAATCGATCTTGGCATTGGCAGAGCCCCGGGTGGCATGCCGATTGCCAGCAGAGCTTTGAATGAAGGAAAGTCATCGAATGTGCAATTTTTCCCACAGCAGATTGCCGATCTGGGTGGATACTTTCATGAACAGCTGCCGGAGGATCATCGTTTTGCTTCCCTAGTTGCTGGGCCATCCGTACCAACTGTTCCGGAAGTATGGTTGCTCGGCTCCAGTTCCGAAGGTGCGCGAATTGCTGCAGCACAAGGGACCGCTTACGCGTTTGCCCAATTTTTCGGAACGCCGGGTGGAGAGGAAGCGATGAAGCATTATCGCAGACACTTCAAGCCTTCTATCCTGAATGACAAACCACATTCCATGATTGCGGTGTCGGCATTCTGTGCAGAGACCGAAGAAGCAGCCGCTGAACTGGCTCGAAGTAATGAGTTATTCTTCCTGCGGCTTGGCCGGGGGCTGGAGCAGAACTCATTCCCATCCCTGGAAACGGTGAACAACTATCCATTTACGGCCATGGAGATGGAACAGATCCGTCAACGCCGTTCTTTTTCTATCGTCGGTACACCGGATCAAGTGAAGGACAAAATTACAGCAATGGCTGAACGCTATGAAGCAGATGAAGTTATTATTGCATCCGCGATTCACTCATTCCAAGATCGTTTACGTTCATTCAGCTTGATAGCGGAAGCCTTTAATATAAAGCAGGATTAATCGGTACTGAAAGGGAATTAGTATTCTGAAATGGCTGGAGCCTTGTCTTTGCAAGGTTCCGGTTATACTCTTGCGTGATCAGGGAGAGGAGAGATTCACATTCGCAGATGTGTCATTAGTGATATTCATGGCTGTTACGACGAATTCAATGCTCTGCTTGGGCTGGCAGCATACGATCCTGAGCAGGACGAGCTGATTTTGCTAGGTGATTATGTCGACCGCGGACCGAAGAGCAAAGAGGTCGTGGAGCAGATTATGCAGATGCACGAGCAGTACAACATTATTGCGATCAAAGGAAATCATGATGCGATGATGGTCAAGGCGCTGAACCATAATGTCGAGGAATATGACAAACACTGGATTCGCAATGGAGGTTTACAGACGCTGGCCAGCTATGTCGAGGTTTCTTTGAATGATGAGCAGTTGGACTGGGATGTGTATACTGAAGCCAAACAGTGGGTCCGTACACACTATGAGCATCATCTTCGTTTTTTGGAACAGCTTCCCCTTGTATACGAAATTCCTGGTTATATCTTTGTACATGCCGGGATTAATCCGGATGTGGAGGATTGGCGGACCCAGTCAGAGCGTGACTTCATTTGGATTCGGGAGCCATTCTATTCAAGACCAACCTCGCTTGAGGAGACGGTGGTATTCGGTCATACGCCAGTCAAAAACTTGCATAAGGAGCCAGGTGTATGGTTTGATCCGAATGGGGACAAGATTGGCATTGATGGCGGATGTGCTTATGGTGCTCAATTAAACTTGCTGGAGATCGGCGAAGATGGAAGTCTAGAGACTCTTTTTGTGAAAAGAGGAGAGACCCGTCAGGGTCCCGAGGTTTAATCCACACGGCGAAATTCAAATAAATCTCTTTAAACAAAAGTATAAATTAAATCCCGTTGAAGCCCTAACCTTTTCCTTTCTTGAGAATGTGGATTGGTATA contains these protein-coding regions:
- a CDS encoding LLM class flavin-dependent oxidoreductase, encoding MKLSVLEHGHINEGRTVQDTLQETVTLAKHADELGFSRFWMSEHHGSGALSFSSPEVMIAHVAAHTDRIRVGSGGVMLPHYSAYKVAENFRLLEALHPGRIDLGIGRAPGGMPIASRALNEGKSSNVQFFPQQIADLGGYFHEQLPEDHRFASLVAGPSVPTVPEVWLLGSSSEGARIAAAQGTAYAFAQFFGTPGGEEAMKHYRRHFKPSILNDKPHSMIAVSAFCAETEEAAAELARSNELFFLRLGRGLEQNSFPSLETVNNYPFTAMEMEQIRQRRSFSIVGTPDQVKDKITAMAERYEADEVIIASAIHSFQDRLRSFSLIAEAFNIKQD
- a CDS encoding metallophosphoesterase family protein → MSDIHGCYDEFNALLGLAAYDPEQDELILLGDYVDRGPKSKEVVEQIMQMHEQYNIIAIKGNHDAMMVKALNHNVEEYDKHWIRNGGLQTLASYVEVSLNDEQLDWDVYTEAKQWVRTHYEHHLRFLEQLPLVYEIPGYIFVHAGINPDVEDWRTQSERDFIWIREPFYSRPTSLEETVVFGHTPVKNLHKEPGVWFDPNGDKIGIDGGCAYGAQLNLLEIGEDGSLETLFVKRGETRQGPEV